The following are encoded together in the Hydrotalea sp. genome:
- a CDS encoding NADH-quinone oxidoreductase subunit C, which produces MNNFIKKIEGHAEKNWAGCVISITAGNEVCLTVGKETLRDVITHLKEKMDFTMLMDITAVDTLNDLEHQTTSHKDKRFAVVYQLLNMVGNQRVRVKVWLAEEEMVASIVDLFPAANWYEREVFDMYGVFFDDHPDLRRILTDYGFAGHPQRKDFPLTGFVEVYYDADKERVQYKEVDLPQDLRLFDFETPWVGTNRMGARHGVKADKRIAWQGNIPQMVHTNLPDILPGDEKAKLPKK; this is translated from the coding sequence ATGAATAATTTTATCAAAAAAATCGAGGGCCACGCCGAAAAAAATTGGGCGGGTTGCGTTATTTCCATCACCGCCGGTAACGAGGTCTGCCTGACCGTGGGGAAGGAAACCCTGCGCGATGTTATAACGCACCTGAAAGAAAAAATGGATTTCACCATGCTGATGGATATTACCGCGGTCGATACATTGAATGATTTGGAACATCAAACCACCAGCCATAAGGACAAACGTTTCGCGGTGGTTTATCAATTATTAAACATGGTTGGCAACCAACGGGTGCGGGTTAAGGTCTGGCTGGCCGAGGAAGAAATGGTGGCGAGCATCGTCGATTTATTCCCCGCCGCCAATTGGTATGAGCGCGAGGTGTTCGACATGTATGGCGTGTTTTTTGACGACCACCCTGACCTGCGGCGTATTTTAACCGACTATGGTTTTGCCGGCCACCCGCAACGCAAGGATTTCCCCTTGACCGGCTTTGTCGAGGTTTATTACGACGCCGATAAAGAACGGGTGCAATATAAGGAAGTTGATTTGCCGCAGGATTTAAGGTTGTTCGATTTTGAAACGCCGTGGGTCGGCACCAACCGCATGGGGGCAAGACACGGCGTTAAGGCCGACAAGCGAATCGCTTGGCAGGGTAATATCCCCCAAATGGTGCATACCAATTTGCCCGATATATTGCCGGGCGATGAAAAGGCAAAATTGCCAAAAAAATAA